From the genome of Globicephala melas chromosome 11, mGloMel1.2, whole genome shotgun sequence, one region includes:
- the LOC115850458 gene encoding leukocyte elastase inhibitor-like isoform X2: MEQLSAANTRFALDLFRALNKSDPAGNIFISPFSISSALAMVFLGTRGNTAAQMSKALYFKEVEEIHSGFQSLNADINKHGAPYILKLANRLYGEKSYDFLPEFLASTQKTYGAELASVDFLQAAEDARKTINEWVKGQTEGKIPELLVSGGVDSTTKLVLVNAIYFKGNWQEKFMMEATEDAAFRLNKKDTKLVKMMYQKKKFRLGHIEDLKCRVLELPYEGKDLSMVILLPDDILDESTGLRKIEQQLTLEKLREWTRPENLDLFEVNVQLPRFKLEESYELSTLLASLGMQDLFSSKADLSGISGAGGLSVSNVVHKSFVEVNEEGTEAAAATAVAVSYCMLLTEEYFTADHPFIFFIRHNPSTSILFLGRLSSP; the protein is encoded by the exons ATGGAGCAGTTGAGCGCGGCAAACACCCGCTTCGCCTTGGACCTGTTCCGCGCCCTGAACAAGAGCGATCCTGCCGGCAACATCTTCATCTCCCCCTTCAGCATTTCATCAGCGCTGGCCATGGTCTTTCTGGGGACCAGAGGCAATACCGCAGCGCAGATGTCCAAG GCTCTCTATTTCAAAGAGGTTGAGGAGATTCATTCGGGATTTCAGAGTTTGAATGCTGATATCAACAAACATGGAGCTCCCTACATTCTGAAACTTGCTAACAGGTTATATGGAGAGAAAAGCTATGATTTCCTCCCT gAGTTCTTAGCTTCAACTCAGAAAACGTATGGTGCTGAACTGGCCAGTGTGGATTTTCTGCAGGCCGCCGAAGACGCAAGGAAGACCATAAACGAGTGGGTCAAAGGGCAGACGGAAG GGAAAATTCCCGAGCTGTTGGTCTCAGGTGGGGTTGATAGCACGACGAAGCTGGTGCTGGTGAATGCCATCTATTTCAAGGGAAACTGGCAGGAGAAATTCATGATGGAGGCCACAGAAGATGCAGCTTTCAGACTGAATAAG AAAGACACAAAACTAGTGAAAATGATGTATCAGAAGAAGAAGTTTCGGCTTGGCCACATCGAGGACCTTAAGTGCCGGGTGCTGGAACTGCCCTACGAGGGAAAGGACCTCAGCATGGTCATCCTGCTGCCGGATGACATCCTAGACGAGTCCACGGGGCTGAGGAAG ATTGAGCAACAGCTGACTTTGGAAAAGCTGCGTGAGTGGACCAGACCCGAGAATCTGGATCTCTTTGAGGTCAACGTCCAGCTGCCCAGGTTTAAGCTGGAGGAGAGCTACGAGCTCAGCACTCTGCTGGCCTCCCTGGGTATGCAGGATCTCTTCAGTAGCAAGGCTGACCTGTCCGGCATATCAGGAGCCGGAGGCCTCTCTGTATCGAACGTGGTCCACAAGTCCTTCGTGGAGGTGAACGAGGAGGGCACAGAGGCGGCGGCTGCCACCGCGGTCGCCGTCAGCTACTGCATGCTGTTGACAGAGGAGTATTTCACCGCCGACCACCCGTTCATTTTCTTCATTCGGCACAATCCGTCCACTAGCATCCTGTTCCTCGGCAGACTTTCCTCCCCGTAG
- the LOC115850458 gene encoding leukocyte elastase inhibitor-like isoform X1 — protein MSSSLTMEQLSAANTRFALDLFRALNKSDPAGNIFISPFSISSALAMVFLGTRGNTAAQMSKALYFKEVEEIHSGFQSLNADINKHGAPYILKLANRLYGEKSYDFLPEFLASTQKTYGAELASVDFLQAAEDARKTINEWVKGQTEGKIPELLVSGGVDSTTKLVLVNAIYFKGNWQEKFMMEATEDAAFRLNKKDTKLVKMMYQKKKFRLGHIEDLKCRVLELPYEGKDLSMVILLPDDILDESTGLRKIEQQLTLEKLREWTRPENLDLFEVNVQLPRFKLEESYELSTLLASLGMQDLFSSKADLSGISGAGGLSVSNVVHKSFVEVNEEGTEAAAATAVAVSYCMLLTEEYFTADHPFIFFIRHNPSTSILFLGRLSSP, from the exons ATGAGTAGCAG CCTCACCATGGAGCAGTTGAGCGCGGCAAACACCCGCTTCGCCTTGGACCTGTTCCGCGCCCTGAACAAGAGCGATCCTGCCGGCAACATCTTCATCTCCCCCTTCAGCATTTCATCAGCGCTGGCCATGGTCTTTCTGGGGACCAGAGGCAATACCGCAGCGCAGATGTCCAAG GCTCTCTATTTCAAAGAGGTTGAGGAGATTCATTCGGGATTTCAGAGTTTGAATGCTGATATCAACAAACATGGAGCTCCCTACATTCTGAAACTTGCTAACAGGTTATATGGAGAGAAAAGCTATGATTTCCTCCCT gAGTTCTTAGCTTCAACTCAGAAAACGTATGGTGCTGAACTGGCCAGTGTGGATTTTCTGCAGGCCGCCGAAGACGCAAGGAAGACCATAAACGAGTGGGTCAAAGGGCAGACGGAAG GGAAAATTCCCGAGCTGTTGGTCTCAGGTGGGGTTGATAGCACGACGAAGCTGGTGCTGGTGAATGCCATCTATTTCAAGGGAAACTGGCAGGAGAAATTCATGATGGAGGCCACAGAAGATGCAGCTTTCAGACTGAATAAG AAAGACACAAAACTAGTGAAAATGATGTATCAGAAGAAGAAGTTTCGGCTTGGCCACATCGAGGACCTTAAGTGCCGGGTGCTGGAACTGCCCTACGAGGGAAAGGACCTCAGCATGGTCATCCTGCTGCCGGATGACATCCTAGACGAGTCCACGGGGCTGAGGAAG ATTGAGCAACAGCTGACTTTGGAAAAGCTGCGTGAGTGGACCAGACCCGAGAATCTGGATCTCTTTGAGGTCAACGTCCAGCTGCCCAGGTTTAAGCTGGAGGAGAGCTACGAGCTCAGCACTCTGCTGGCCTCCCTGGGTATGCAGGATCTCTTCAGTAGCAAGGCTGACCTGTCCGGCATATCAGGAGCCGGAGGCCTCTCTGTATCGAACGTGGTCCACAAGTCCTTCGTGGAGGTGAACGAGGAGGGCACAGAGGCGGCGGCTGCCACCGCGGTCGCCGTCAGCTACTGCATGCTGTTGACAGAGGAGTATTTCACCGCCGACCACCCGTTCATTTTCTTCATTCGGCACAATCCGTCCACTAGCATCCTGTTCCTCGGCAGACTTTCCTCCCCGTAG